A single region of the Chryseobacterium sp. 6424 genome encodes:
- a CDS encoding TrmH family RNA methyltransferase codes for MIESLQNDKIKHLSRLLTDNRFRKKSGTFAVEGKQENQRALHFGYEPLEFFICEDLYQDGIPDAKTLFISEKVYDKIAYRGTSEGIIGIYKTKAHTLNTLILKDNATVIIVESVEKPGNLGAILRSCEAFGIDALVITDPKVDFYNPNVIRSSVGCLFGMAVYQCDNALLAEFLTEQQVEIFTTKMSNDATDLYKNNFTGKSALIFGTEHSGISDFWVGKGKNVLIPMVGTIDSLNLSNAVAISCYEILRQKSSAND; via the coding sequence ATGATTGAAAGTTTACAGAACGATAAAATAAAACACCTTTCCCGGCTACTTACCGATAACCGTTTTAGAAAAAAATCGGGCACTTTCGCGGTAGAAGGAAAACAAGAAAACCAACGTGCGTTACATTTTGGCTATGAACCTTTAGAATTCTTCATTTGTGAAGATCTTTATCAAGATGGAATCCCGGATGCAAAAACCCTCTTCATCAGCGAGAAAGTGTATGATAAAATCGCCTACCGCGGCACCTCTGAAGGAATCATCGGCATATATAAAACCAAAGCGCATACGCTAAACACACTTATTTTAAAGGATAATGCTACTGTAATTATCGTTGAAAGTGTCGAGAAACCCGGAAACCTAGGCGCCATTCTGCGTAGCTGCGAAGCATTTGGTATAGATGCGTTGGTGATAACAGACCCAAAAGTCGATTTCTATAACCCAAATGTCATTCGCTCGAGCGTTGGGTGCTTATTCGGGATGGCTGTGTACCAGTGTGACAATGCGTTGCTCGCAGAATTTCTTACTGAACAGCAAGTAGAAATATTCACCACAAAGATGTCAAATGATGCGACAGACCTTTATAAAAATAATTTTACAGGAAAATCTGCATTGATTTTTGGCACCGAACATTCCGGCATCAGTGATTTTTGGGTAGGGAAAGGTAAAAATGTATTGATACCTATGGTGGGCACCATCGACTCACTTAACTTAAGCAATGCGGTGGCTATTAGCTGTTACGAGATCTTACGACAAAAATCATCGGCTAACGATTGA
- the rmuC gene encoding DNA recombination protein RmuC, whose translation MEITTLLIGLILGAILGAALLYFIVKSAHVSRQLYDELNNNFIRNTADLQNHANRINELEALIEQERSANRQQNEILNQQRQDFSRITAEHATLQNQSQEQKENHQRQLSQIESLQIEKQDLFAKNAELTAINENLQQSLKNQREEIEKIQEMAKNEFKNLANEILEEKSKKFTEANRENLDTLLKPLGENLETFKKRVNEVYDNEARERFSLNNTIKLMMEQTTKVSQEANNLATALKGQTKTQGNWGEMILERILEDSGLCKDREYFSQYNIKTESGENQRPDFVLKLPGNQIVIIDSKVSLNAYERMCSAETEDDRKHNLGLHIAAIKKHIDTLALKRYDNLKEALDFTIMFIPVEPAFLTAVQYDQQLWNYAYHKHVILLSPTNLIAYLKLISDVWKRADQNQNAEEIARQAAALYDKFEGFVSDLLNVGKKMESAKQDYESAMKKLSTGNGNLVRSAEKLKRLGVKSKKNLPAQLLERANTEDAEHENP comes from the coding sequence ATGGAAATCACCACGCTACTTATCGGACTTATACTCGGGGCTATTTTGGGTGCCGCGTTGTTGTATTTCATTGTAAAATCCGCGCACGTTTCGCGTCAGCTTTATGATGAACTCAACAATAATTTCATTCGCAATACTGCAGATTTACAAAACCATGCCAACAGAATAAATGAGCTGGAGGCCCTTATTGAACAGGAAAGATCTGCAAACCGCCAGCAAAACGAAATCCTGAATCAGCAACGGCAAGACTTTTCACGAATTACTGCCGAACACGCCACATTGCAAAACCAGTCGCAGGAACAGAAAGAAAATCATCAGCGCCAACTGTCGCAGATCGAGAGCCTGCAAATAGAAAAGCAGGACCTTTTTGCTAAGAATGCCGAACTTACGGCCATCAATGAAAACCTGCAGCAATCGCTGAAAAATCAGCGGGAAGAAATAGAAAAAATTCAGGAAATGGCGAAGAATGAATTTAAAAATCTGGCCAACGAAATTTTAGAGGAAAAATCTAAAAAATTCACTGAGGCAAACCGTGAAAACCTCGATACTTTATTGAAGCCCTTAGGTGAAAACCTTGAAACCTTTAAAAAACGGGTAAACGAGGTTTATGACAATGAAGCCCGCGAGCGATTTTCACTAAACAATACCATCAAACTGATGATGGAGCAGACCACCAAAGTAAGCCAGGAAGCCAACAACCTGGCGACCGCACTGAAAGGGCAAACCAAAACGCAAGGTAACTGGGGTGAGATGATCTTGGAAAGAATTTTGGAAGATTCGGGGCTTTGCAAAGACCGCGAATATTTCTCGCAATATAATATCAAGACCGAATCTGGCGAAAACCAAAGGCCCGACTTTGTACTAAAACTTCCCGGAAACCAGATTGTTATCATCGATTCAAAAGTTTCGCTGAATGCCTATGAACGTATGTGTTCCGCCGAAACCGAAGATGACCGGAAACATAATCTTGGCCTGCACATCGCAGCCATCAAAAAACATATTGACACGCTGGCGCTGAAACGGTACGATAACCTGAAGGAAGCGCTGGATTTCACGATCATGTTTATTCCGGTAGAGCCTGCGTTCCTCACCGCCGTGCAATACGACCAGCAACTCTGGAACTACGCGTATCATAAACATGTCATCCTGCTGAGTCCGACTAACCTGATTGCCTATTTAAAATTGATTTCCGACGTTTGGAAACGTGCCGACCAGAACCAGAATGCCGAAGAAATTGCACGCCAAGCCGCGGCACTGTACGATAAGTTTGAAGGTTTCGTGTCAGACCTGCTAAATGTGGGGAAGAAAATGGAAAGCGCCAAACAAGATTACGAAAGTGCCATGAAAAAACTATCTACCGGAAACGGCAATTTGGTAAGGTCCGCGGAAAAACTTAAGCGGTTGGGAGTAAAATCAAAGAAAAATCTCCCCGCACAATTGTTGGAAAGAGCCAATACCGAAGATGCTGAGCATGAAAACCCATAA
- the pncB gene encoding nicotinate phosphoribosyltransferase, which translates to MTEVRLRSILDNDFYKITMQNAVVKLFPNERVKYQFINRGNHFFPENFAEELRKSVHAMADLKLTKAEKEYLRLTCPYLDLPYLDFLAGYQYDPAEVQIRQAGNDLEVTVEGEWYRTILWEVPLLALISELHYQMNNFEREPDETIIQKTHQKAEELHRLGVNFAEFGTRRRHSYKVHDLVMEALIQSKTTKFIGSSNIHFAMKYGVKPIGTHAHEWFMFHAAEYGFKMANALSLEHWVDVYRGDLGVALSDTYTTEVFFQQFDKKFAKLFDGVRHDSGDPIEFAEKTIAHYHKNGVNPLFKYIIFSDGLNMEKVTEITAACRGKIGISFGIGTNLTNDVGVKPMNIVMKLTAARSITGDWIPTVKLSDEPGKHTGDPKMIELAKEFLRIKE; encoded by the coding sequence ATGACAGAGGTCCGCTTAAGATCAATTCTGGATAATGATTTTTACAAAATCACCATGCAAAATGCCGTGGTAAAACTCTTCCCCAACGAACGGGTTAAGTACCAGTTCATCAACCGCGGAAACCATTTCTTCCCCGAAAACTTTGCTGAAGAATTGCGCAAGTCTGTCCACGCAATGGCTGATTTAAAACTAACGAAAGCTGAAAAGGAATATTTGCGCCTCACCTGCCCTTATCTGGATCTTCCCTACCTTGATTTTCTCGCCGGCTACCAGTACGATCCGGCAGAAGTACAGATCCGGCAAGCCGGTAATGACTTGGAAGTAACCGTGGAAGGCGAATGGTATCGCACCATCCTTTGGGAAGTCCCTCTACTGGCACTGATTTCTGAACTGCATTACCAGATGAATAACTTTGAACGCGAGCCGGATGAAACAATCATACAGAAAACTCATCAAAAAGCCGAGGAACTGCATCGTCTCGGTGTAAATTTCGCGGAGTTCGGCACCCGCAGAAGACATTCCTACAAAGTGCACGATCTGGTGATGGAAGCGCTTATCCAAAGTAAAACCACCAAATTCATTGGTTCATCAAATATACATTTCGCGATGAAGTATGGCGTAAAGCCGATTGGCACCCACGCACACGAATGGTTCATGTTCCACGCCGCCGAATACGGTTTCAAAATGGCCAACGCACTTTCGCTGGAGCATTGGGTGGATGTGTATCGTGGCGACCTGGGAGTAGCGCTTTCCGACACTTACACCACAGAAGTCTTCTTTCAGCAGTTTGATAAAAAATTCGCCAAACTTTTTGATGGCGTTCGGCATGACAGCGGAGATCCCATCGAATTTGCCGAAAAAACCATTGCCCATTACCATAAAAACGGTGTAAACCCTTTGTTTAAATACATCATATTTTCTGATGGATTGAATATGGAAAAAGTAACCGAAATCACCGCTGCATGTCGCGGAAAAATCGGGATTTCTTTCGGGATCGGGACCAACCTTACCAACGATGTCGGTGTAAAACCGATGAATATTGTGATGAAACTTACCGCTGCCAGATCCATCACCGGCGACTGGATCCCCACAGTAAAACTTTCAGACGAGCCTGGCAAACACACCGGTGACCCTAAAATGATCGAACTTGCTAAGGAATTCTTGAGGATTAAAGAATAA
- a CDS encoding Dps family protein, whose protein sequence is MNNAKIIGLQETDCQSIAEKLNELLANYSVFYQNTRGAHWNIKGNDFFTLHPKFEELYNNLVLKIDEIAERILTLGAVPNHNYSDYLAVSTIKESREVSDGNKCVENILASFKIVIDLQRDLLEITEKAGDEGTNSQMSDYITEQEKEVWMYNSYLGK, encoded by the coding sequence ATGAATAACGCTAAAATTATTGGTCTACAGGAAACCGACTGCCAATCCATCGCTGAAAAGCTAAACGAACTTTTGGCCAACTACTCGGTATTTTACCAGAACACCCGCGGGGCACACTGGAATATCAAAGGAAACGATTTCTTTACCCTTCACCCAAAATTCGAGGAACTATATAACAACCTCGTCCTTAAGATTGATGAGATTGCAGAAAGAATCCTTACTTTAGGCGCTGTCCCGAACCATAACTATTCCGATTATCTGGCCGTCTCTACCATTAAAGAAAGCCGTGAAGTCTCTGATGGCAACAAATGTGTGGAAAACATTCTGGCCTCATTCAAAATCGTAATTGATCTGCAGCGCGACCTGCTCGAAATAACCGAAAAGGCCGGCGACGAGGGAACCAATTCGCAGATGAGCGACTATATCACCGAGCAGGAAAAAGAAGTATGGATGTACAACTCTTACCTCGGGAAATAA
- the rpsL gene encoding 30S ribosomal protein S12 has product MPTIQQLVRKGRVALTKKSKSAALDSCPQRRGVCTRVYTTTPKKPNSALRKVARVRLSNGKEVNAYIPGEGHNLQEHSIVLVRGGRVKDLPGVRYHIVRGALDTAGVNGRTQRRSKYGAKRPKPGQAAAAPAKGKKK; this is encoded by the coding sequence ATGCCTACTATTCAACAATTAGTTAGAAAAGGAAGAGTCGCACTTACCAAGAAGAGTAAATCGGCTGCCCTTGATTCCTGTCCACAAAGACGAGGTGTATGTACAAGAGTATATACTACCACCCCGAAGAAACCTAACTCTGCACTTAGAAAAGTTGCAAGGGTAAGACTTTCTAACGGGAAAGAAGTCAACGCTTATATCCCGGGCGAAGGACACAATCTTCAGGAGCACTCGATAGTATTGGTACGCGGAGGGAGGGTGAAAGACCTACCGGGAGTACGTTATCACATTGTTCGTGGAGCTTTGGATACTGCAGGAGTAAACGGAAGAACTCAGAGAAGATCCAAGTACGGAGCTAAGAGACCTAAGCCAGGTCAGGCAGCTGCTGCACCTGCAAAAGGCAAGAAAAAGTAA
- the rpsG gene encoding 30S ribosomal protein S7, which translates to MRKTKAKKRPLLPDPKFNDQLVTRFVNNLMLDGKKSIAFKIFYDALDIVESKKGENEKTSLEIWKDALTNVMPHVEVRSRRIGGANFQIPMPIRADRKISMAMKWLIKYSKARNDKSMAQKLAAEVIAAAKEEGAAYKKKTDTHRMAEANKAFSHFKF; encoded by the coding sequence ATGAGAAAGACGAAAGCGAAAAAAAGACCGTTGTTACCGGATCCTAAGTTTAATGATCAACTGGTAACTAGATTTGTGAACAACCTGATGCTTGACGGTAAAAAGTCAATCGCATTCAAAATATTCTATGATGCATTAGATATCGTAGAAAGCAAAAAAGGAGAGAACGAAAAAACTTCTCTTGAAATCTGGAAAGATGCCCTTACCAACGTAATGCCACACGTAGAAGTACGTTCACGCAGAATCGGTGGTGCTAACTTCCAGATCCCAATGCCAATTCGTGCTGACAGAAAAATCTCTATGGCGATGAAGTGGTTAATCAAATATTCTAAAGCTAGAAACGATAAATCAATGGCTCAGAAATTGGCTGCTGAAGTTATCGCTGCTGCAAAAGAAGAAGGTGCTGCTTACAAAAAGAAAACAGACACTCACAGAATGGCTGAAGCAAACAAAGCATTTTCACACTTTAAATTCTAA
- the fusA gene encoding elongation factor G: MARDLTLTRNIGIAAHIDAGKTTTTERILFYSGKNHKIGETHEGGATTDWMEQEAERGITITSAAVTVDWKFPTEQGKALPDAKNYHFNIIDTPGHVDFTVEVNRSLRVLDGLVFLFSAVDGVEPQSETNWRLADNYNVARMGFVNKMDRQGADFLNVCKQVKEMLGSNAVPIVLPIGDEADFKGVVDLVKNRAMVWHDENHGSTFDIVDIPAEMADEVKQFRAQLIEEIAAYDENLLEKFMEDENSITEEEIHAALRAATLDMSIIPMTCGSSFKNKGVQFMLDAVCRYLPSPMDKEAINGTDPKTDEPISRKPSVAEPFSALAFKIATDPFVGRLAFFRAYSGRLDAGSYILNTRTNNRERISRIFQMHANKQEPIEFIEAGDIGAAVGFKDIKTGDTLCDEKNPIILESMVFPDPVIGIAVEPKTKADQDKMGNALAKLAEEDPTFTVKTDEASGQTIISGMGELHLDIIVDRMRREFKVEVNQGQPQVEYKENLTTTTNHREVYKKQSGGRGKFADIVFELGPTEDGKSGLEFVNEIKGGNIPKEFIPSVEKGFKEAMKNGPLAGFEIDGIKVVLKDGSFHAVDSDQLSFELAAKMGFKEAGKKAKPVIMEPIMKLEVVTPEEYMGDIVGDLNRRRGTVNGMDDRNNAKVIKAFVPLSEMFGYVTSLRTLSSGRATSSMEFEKYEAAPQNVAESVIEKARG, from the coding sequence ATGGCAAGAGATCTTACCCTTACAAGAAATATTGGTATCGCTGCTCACATTGATGCGGGGAAAACCACCACGACAGAAAGAATTCTATTTTATTCCGGAAAAAACCACAAAATCGGTGAAACTCACGAAGGCGGTGCAACTACCGACTGGATGGAGCAGGAAGCTGAAAGAGGGATTACCATTACATCTGCAGCAGTAACTGTAGACTGGAAATTCCCTACTGAGCAAGGTAAAGCACTTCCGGATGCAAAAAACTATCACTTTAATATCATCGATACACCGGGACACGTTGACTTTACCGTTGAGGTAAACCGTTCTCTTAGAGTATTAGATGGTCTTGTATTCCTTTTCTCTGCAGTAGACGGCGTAGAGCCTCAGTCTGAAACGAACTGGAGACTTGCTGATAACTACAACGTAGCTCGTATGGGCTTCGTGAACAAGATGGACCGTCAGGGAGCTGACTTCCTGAACGTATGTAAGCAAGTAAAAGAAATGCTTGGTTCTAACGCAGTTCCAATTGTTCTTCCAATCGGTGATGAAGCAGATTTCAAAGGTGTGGTAGACCTCGTGAAAAACCGTGCAATGGTTTGGCATGATGAAAATCACGGATCTACTTTTGATATCGTAGACATCCCTGCTGAAATGGCTGACGAAGTAAAGCAGTTCAGAGCTCAGTTGATCGAAGAGATCGCTGCGTATGACGAAAACCTTCTTGAGAAATTCATGGAGGACGAAAACTCCATCACTGAAGAAGAAATCCACGCCGCGCTTAGAGCTGCAACACTGGATATGAGCATCATCCCGATGACTTGTGGTTCTTCATTCAAAAACAAAGGTGTACAGTTCATGCTAGATGCGGTTTGCCGTTACCTTCCTTCTCCAATGGATAAAGAAGCGATCAATGGTACTGATCCTAAAACTGATGAGCCGATTTCCAGAAAACCTTCAGTAGCTGAACCTTTCTCTGCACTGGCATTTAAAATCGCTACAGACCCATTTGTAGGTCGCCTGGCATTTTTCAGAGCTTATTCAGGACGTCTTGATGCAGGTTCATATATCCTTAATACAAGAACAAACAACCGCGAAAGAATCTCCCGTATCTTCCAGATGCACGCGAACAAGCAAGAGCCAATCGAGTTCATCGAGGCTGGAGATATTGGTGCGGCTGTAGGTTTTAAAGATATCAAAACCGGTGATACACTTTGTGATGAGAAGAACCCAATTATTCTAGAATCTATGGTGTTCCCAGATCCGGTAATTGGTATCGCTGTAGAGCCTAAAACTAAGGCTGACCAGGATAAAATGGGTAACGCTTTGGCTAAACTGGCTGAAGAAGATCCTACTTTCACCGTGAAAACTGACGAAGCTTCAGGGCAGACGATCATCTCCGGTATGGGGGAACTTCACCTCGATATCATTGTGGACCGTATGAGAAGAGAGTTTAAGGTAGAGGTAAACCAAGGGCAGCCACAGGTTGAATACAAAGAAAACCTTACAACTACTACCAACCACAGAGAAGTTTATAAAAAGCAGTCTGGTGGTCGTGGTAAATTCGCGGACATCGTATTTGAACTGGGTCCAACAGAAGACGGAAAATCTGGTCTTGAATTCGTAAACGAAATTAAAGGTGGTAACATTCCGAAAGAATTTATCCCTTCAGTTGAAAAAGGATTCAAAGAAGCGATGAAAAACGGTCCTTTAGCAGGATTTGAGATTGACGGAATTAAAGTTGTACTTAAAGACGGATCTTTCCACGCGGTAGACTCTGACCAACTTTCCTTCGAACTTGCTGCTAAGATGGGCTTCAAAGAAGCTGGTAAAAAAGCGAAGCCTGTTATCATGGAGCCTATTATGAAGCTGGAGGTTGTAACTCCGGAAGAATATATGGGTGACATCGTAGGTGACCTTAACCGTAGAAGAGGTACTGTTAACGGTATGGACGACAGAAACAACGCGAAAGTTATCAAAGCCTTCGTTCCTCTTTCTGAAATGTTCGGATACGTAACTTCCTTAAGAACTTTATCTTCTGGTAGAGCTACATCTTCAATGGAATTCGAAAAGTATGAAGCAGCTCCACAAAACGTTGCTGAATCTGTAATCGAAAAAGCGAGAGGTTAA
- the rpsJ gene encoding 30S ribosomal protein S10 yields MSQRIRIKLKSYDYNLVDKSAEKIVRTVKATGAVVNGPIPLPTNKRIFTVLRSPHVNKKAREQFQLSAHKRLMDIYSSSSKTVDALMKLELPSGVDVEIKV; encoded by the coding sequence ATGTCACAAAGAATCAGAATAAAATTAAAATCTTACGATTACAATTTGGTAGATAAGTCTGCTGAGAAAATCGTGAGAACGGTAAAAGCAACAGGCGCTGTAGTAAACGGGCCGATCCCTTTGCCAACGAACAAAAGAATCTTCACCGTTCTTCGTTCTCCACACGTAAACAAGAAGGCCAGAGAGCAGTTCCAGCTTTCAGCTCATAAGAGACTGATGGATATCTACTCCTCATCTTCCAAAACTGTTGATGCCCTTATGAAATTAGAGCTTCCTTCAGGAGTTGACGTAGAAATTAAAGTGTGA
- the rplC gene encoding 50S ribosomal protein L3 has protein sequence MSGIIGKKIGMTSLFDENGKNMPCTVIQAGPCSVLQVRTVEKDGYKSAQLGFDDKSEKNVGKALAGHFKKAGSTPKAKLVEFYHEFVDKLNVGDEVKVDLFAEGEFVDVTGTSKGKGFQGVVKRHNFGGVMQATHGQHNRLRAPGSIGAGSDPSRVFKGMRMAGRMGGKQVTVQNLQVLKVDQEQNLLVVKGAVPGAKNSYVIIRKWN, from the coding sequence ATGTCAGGTATTATTGGTAAAAAAATCGGGATGACTTCCCTGTTCGACGAGAACGGCAAAAATATGCCGTGTACCGTTATTCAGGCTGGTCCTTGCTCGGTTTTACAGGTCAGAACCGTAGAAAAAGATGGGTACAAATCTGCTCAGCTTGGTTTCGATGACAAGAGTGAAAAGAACGTTGGTAAAGCGTTAGCCGGCCACTTCAAAAAGGCAGGTTCTACTCCTAAAGCTAAATTGGTTGAATTCTATCATGAATTCGTAGACAAATTAAACGTAGGAGACGAAGTAAAAGTTGATTTGTTCGCAGAAGGTGAATTCGTTGACGTAACAGGTACTTCAAAAGGTAAAGGTTTCCAAGGGGTTGTTAAAAGGCACAACTTCGGTGGGGTAATGCAGGCAACTCATGGTCAGCACAACAGATTGAGAGCCCCAGGTTCCATCGGTGCAGGATCAGATCCGTCAAGAGTATTCAAAGGAATGCGTATGGCTGGAAGAATGGGTGGTAAGCAGGTTACTGTACAAAACCTTCAGGTGTTAAAAGTAGATCAAGAGCAAAATCTTTTAGTAGTAAAAGGTGCTGTTCCGGGAGCAAAAAATTCTTATGTAATTATCAGAAAATGGAACTAG
- the rplD gene encoding 50S ribosomal protein L4: MELVVFNTSGKETGRTVELDEAIFGIEPNQHAVYLEVKQYLAAQRQGTHKSKERSEITASTRKLKKQKGSGSARYGDIKSPTFKGGGRVFGPKPRDYRFKLNKALKRLAKKSVLSQKMRDNSIKVLEAFNFDAPKTKEFINLNNALGFEGKKSLYILPEANKNVYLSSRNLPKTKVLTYNEISSYDLVHAGEIVFLEGAIEKFQENLRK, translated from the coding sequence ATGGAACTAGTAGTATTCAATACATCAGGAAAAGAAACCGGAAGAACAGTTGAGCTAGACGAAGCAATCTTCGGCATTGAGCCTAACCAGCACGCGGTTTACTTAGAAGTGAAGCAATATCTTGCCGCTCAGCGTCAGGGTACACATAAATCAAAAGAAAGAAGCGAAATCACTGCTTCTACAAGAAAGCTTAAGAAACAGAAAGGATCCGGATCTGCGAGATATGGTGACATCAAGTCCCCAACTTTCAAAGGTGGAGGTAGAGTTTTTGGTCCTAAACCAAGAGACTACCGTTTCAAACTGAACAAAGCTTTGAAGAGATTAGCTAAAAAATCTGTGCTTTCTCAAAAAATGAGAGATAATTCTATTAAAGTTCTTGAAGCATTCAACTTCGATGCTCCAAAAACTAAAGAATTTATCAACTTGAACAACGCACTAGGTTTCGAAGGTAAAAAATCATTGTATATCTTGCCTGAAGCTAACAAGAATGTATACTTATCTTCAAGAAACTTACCAAAAACTAAAGTTTTGACTTATAACGAGATCAGCTCTTACGATTTGGTACATGCAGGTGAGATTGTATTTTTAGAAGGTGCTATCGAGAAATTTCAGGAAAACTTAAGAAAATAA